The genomic segment AGCAGGTACGGCATGTTGACGGTGACCGCGTCCGTGGGGCAGCGGGCGGCGCAGGGGCCGCAGTACCAGCACTCGTCCACGTGCATGAAGGCCTTGTTGGTGTCCGGGTTGATGGCGAGCGAATCGAGCGGGCACATGTCGACGCAGAGCGTGCAGCCGTCTATGCACCTGGACTCGTCGATCGTCACCGGTACGTCGGCGCGCTGGGGTACGACAGGCATGGCTGTCTCCTCGGAGGACCTGAAGAACAGGAAGATGGACGAAGGATGAAAAGGATGAAAGGGCGCGGGCGGTCAGACGGAGCGGTGCAGCAGGCCGCGCATGGTGATGCGGTCGCCGCGGAACCGGATGAACTCCAGGTCCACCGGGCGGCCGTCGGACAGATGGGTGAGCCGTTCCAGCATCAGCACGGCGGCGCCGCGCGGGGACTGGAGCACGGCGGCGGAGTGCGCGTCGGCGTTGACGGCCTCCAGGGTGATCTCGGCGGTGCCCAGCGGCTGTCCGGTGATCTCCTCGAGCAGCCGGAAGATGTCGGTGTTCTCGAGGTCGGCGTTGAGCAGCTCGATGCCGACGTCCATCGGGACGTAGGTCAGGTCCAGGGAGAGCGGCAGTCCGTCGAGCCGCCGCAGCCGTTCGATGTACAGCACGTCCGGGTCCTGACCCTCCAGGCGCAGCCGTTCGGCGACGGGCGCGGGCGCCGGGACCGGCGCCATCGTGCGGACCTCGTTGGTGACCCGCCCGTGCTCGTGCAGCGTCTCCGCGAGGCCCATCAGCCGGTCCAGACCGTGCGGGTACTTGGCGCCGACCACGACGGTGCCGACGCCCGGCACCCGCGCCACCAGCTGTTCGGCGCGCAGCAGGTCGAGCGCCTGGCGGACGGTGTTGCGGGAGACGCCGTAGTCGGTGCCGAGCGCGTCCTCGTGCGGCAGCAGCCCGGCCGGGAACCCCTGCAGGAGCACCTGCCGCCGCAGCAGGTCGGCGAGTTGCCGGGCCTGGTCCGCCCGCAACCGGCGACGGCGCGCGGCGGCCACCGGTGCGGTGTGCTCACGGGTGCGCTCGGCGGGCATCGGGCTCTCCGGTCTGAGGTCTTGGTTCCGGGATCTGCGGTCTGTGGACTGTGGGGGTCCGCGGTCTGCGGTCCGACGGCCGCGGCGGCGGCGGTGTCGGTGTCGGTGCGCCGCGTTCCCAGGGACCATACCGAGGGTCGGGTCGAAGTGGTGTTGCCGTTGTGTTGCGCCACCAATCGGCCGGAGTGAACGCCTTTGACCTGCACCTTTGACACGTGCGGCGGAAGATCTGCCACCGCGCGGCGCAACGAAAACGTGGTGCGGGGGCGGTGGCGCGCGGGGCAGGATGCGGCATGAGCTGGCACACGGCACACGATCTCGACGCGTTCCTGACGGCCGCGAGCGGCTTCCTGCGGGCGCGCGCGGTGGAGAACACCGTACTGATCACCGTCGCCGAAGGGCTGCGGCACCGCGGCCTCGACGCGTACGGGGAGACCCCGCCGCTGTTCGGGTGGTGGCAGGACGCCGGCGGGACCGTCGCGGCAGCCTTCCTGCAGACCCCGCCGCTGCCGCCGCTCCTGACCCAGGGGCCGCCGGACGCCCTCGCGGAGCTGGCGGGCGTGTGGGACGGGATGGGGCGCGCGCTGACCGGCATCCGGGGGGAACGGGACACGGCCGCGGCCTTCGCCGATGCCTGGCGGTCCCGTACCGGAGCGGCGGCCGAACTCGACAAGAACCTGCGGCTGTTCCGGCTCGGAGAGCTGGCGCCGCCGGAGCCCGCCCCGGCCGGCCGCGCCAGAACCGCGGGTACGGGCGACCGGGAGCTGTTGGTGGAGTGGTACGAGGCCTTCGCCGCCGAGATCGAGGAACAGGGCCTGAACGCCGCCACGTTCGTCGACGACCGCCTCAGCCATGGCGGCGTCACGGTGTGGGAGGTCGACGGCGCTCCCGTGTCGATGGCCGGAATCACCCGTCCGCTCGCGGGGATGGTCCGCGTCGTCGCCGTCTACACCCCGCCGGGGCACCGGGGCCGCGGCTACGCGGCCGGAGTGACCGCCGCGGTCAGCGGGGCGGCTCGCGACGCGGGAGTGGACGAGGTGCTGCTCTTCACCGACCTGGCCAACGCCACCAGCAACGCGCTCTACCGGCGGCTGGGCTACCTGCCGGTGCAGGACCATGTCGGGCTGACCTACAGTCCGGTGGTGGAATGACACCTCCGAGACGGGGCGGCACGCTGTGAACCGGACCGACCGGCTGTACGCCCTGGTCGAGGAGTTGCGCGCGGTTGCGCCCCGCCCGCGCAGCGCCCGGTGGCTCGCGGAGCGCTTCGAGGTGAGCAGCCGCACCATCGAACGTGACCTGAGCGCGCTGCAGCAGTCCGGCGTGGCGATCTACGCGGAACCGGGCCGCACCGGCGGATACGTCCTGGACAAGGAGCAGACGCTCCCGCCGCTGACCATCACCCCCGCGGAGGCGACCGCCCTCGCGGTGGGTCTGCACGCGCTGGACGGCACGCCCTTCGCAGGAGCCGCGCGCAGCGCGCTGCAGAAGGTGCTGGCCGTTATGCCCGCCCGGGAGCGCGCCGCGACCGGCGAGTTCGCCGACCGCGTGCACGTACTGGCCCGCGACGAACGGCGCGCCACCGTTCCGCGCGTCCTGCAGGACGCGCTGGCCAGCCGCCGCGTGCTGCGGCTCTCGTACGAGGACCGGGAGGGCGTGGCCAGCGAGCGGCTGGTGGAGCCGCTCGGGTTCCTCGGCGGCGAGCAGTGGTACCTGATCGCCTGGTGCCGGCTGCGCGAGGCGGTGCGCGGGTTCCGGATGGACCGGATCCAGGA from the Streptomyces sp. RKAG293 genome contains:
- a CDS encoding ferredoxin family protein, whose translation is MPVVPQRADVPVTIDESRCIDGCTLCVDMCPLDSLAINPDTNKAFMHVDECWYCGPCAARCPTDAVTVNMPYLLR
- a CDS encoding GntR family transcriptional regulator encodes the protein MPAERTREHTAPVAAARRRRLRADQARQLADLLRRQVLLQGFPAGLLPHEDALGTDYGVSRNTVRQALDLLRAEQLVARVPGVGTVVVGAKYPHGLDRLMGLAETLHEHGRVTNEVRTMAPVPAPAPVAERLRLEGQDPDVLYIERLRRLDGLPLSLDLTYVPMDVGIELLNADLENTDIFRLLEEITGQPLGTAEITLEAVNADAHSAAVLQSPRGAAVLMLERLTHLSDGRPVDLEFIRFRGDRITMRGLLHRSV
- a CDS encoding GNAT family N-acetyltransferase, whose translation is MSWHTAHDLDAFLTAASGFLRARAVENTVLITVAEGLRHRGLDAYGETPPLFGWWQDAGGTVAAAFLQTPPLPPLLTQGPPDALAELAGVWDGMGRALTGIRGERDTAAAFADAWRSRTGAAAELDKNLRLFRLGELAPPEPAPAGRARTAGTGDRELLVEWYEAFAAEIEEQGLNAATFVDDRLSHGGVTVWEVDGAPVSMAGITRPLAGMVRVVAVYTPPGHRGRGYAAGVTAAVSGAARDAGVDEVLLFTDLANATSNALYRRLGYLPVQDHVGLTYSPVVE
- a CDS encoding YafY family protein gives rise to the protein MNRTDRLYALVEELRAVAPRPRSARWLAERFEVSSRTIERDLSALQQSGVAIYAEPGRTGGYVLDKEQTLPPLTITPAEATALAVGLHALDGTPFAGAARSALQKVLAVMPARERAATGEFADRVHVLARDERRATVPRVLQDALASRRVLRLSYEDREGVASERLVEPLGFLGGEQWYLIAWCRLREAVRGFRMDRIQEVRALDETAPPRRIDRAELDGLGWELIGLEGFADLVGTGPGKSDGTL